A region from the Cervus elaphus chromosome 10, mCerEla1.1, whole genome shotgun sequence genome encodes:
- the LOC122702044 gene encoding uncharacterized protein LOC122702044: MVVAAILGFARRSLMGRLSASCSREEVTSRASRQGPGSGGLCPAPGAPRLPTSPEARLLERAPWSAGSSLKRGVRWLLINILERPRRRAAGPGLFPCLDPVRPSRRPPSLSQTGEPAGKQVQHWRQPEGRGTGLHSNALHPPTSRQCALFIRTATSGQPPGLWWGQPPKGEAFTDTHSHTHSYTHTHTLTVPPGIHPEPVTRQQTGTWKMPEAEGLETSLRNTHPGSFSSFLEFLKSQVKGPRPPGRAQKNFSAPLGGGNAAWEWRGSRAAFRPRLPRPQPQPRGAPGSASENKALRFQPKVKVHRERVFFPSPPPPPESKSDSVSPNKPPINQPGAAC, translated from the exons ATGGTTGTCGCAGCAATCCTGGGCTTTGCAAGGCGCAGTTTAATGGGCCGCCTGTCAGCTTCCTGCTCGCGGGAGGAGGTGACAAGCCGAGCGAGCCGGCAAGGGCCGGGGTCCGGCGGGCTGTGCCCCGCGCCCGGGGCCCCGCGACTCCCCACCTCCCCCGAGGCGCGCCTTCTAGAACGCGCG CCCTGGTCTGCGGGTTCTTCCCTGAAACGCGGTGTCAGATGGTTACTGATTAATATTTTGGAGAGGCCGCGGCGGCGGGCAGCGG GACCTGGGCTTTTCccctgtctggacccagttcggCCCTCTCGTCGGCCACCCTCTTTGTCGCAAACAGGCGAACCAGCGGGAAAGCAGGTCCAGCACTGGAGGCAGCCTG AGGGGCGGGGAACAGGCCTTCACTCCAATGCCCTGCATCCGCCGACAAGCAGGCAGTGCGCGCTCTTCATCAGGACAGCCACCTCCGGACAGCCTCCTGGACTTTGGTGGGGACAGCCGCCGAAGGGGGAGGcattcacagacacacactcacacacacactcatacacacacactcacacactcaccgTGCCTCCTGGGATCCACCCTGAGCCAGTGACACGACAGCAGACTGGCACGTGGAAGATGCCGGAGGCGGAGGGTTTGGAAACCTCGCTGCGAAATACTCACCCGGGGAGCTTCAGCTCCTTCCTAGAATTTCTAAAATCACAAGTGAAGGGACCAAGGCCTCCGGGCAGAGCCCAGAAGAATTTCAGCGCTCCCCTCGGCGGCGGGAACGCAGCCTGGGagtggagaggcagccgagctgCATTCCGGCCGCGcctcccccggccccagccccagccccgcgGCGCCCCAGGAAGCGCCTCCGAAAACAAAGCGCTGCGGTTTCAGCCCAAGGTTAAAGTCCACCGCGAgcgtgttttttttccttccccccccccccccccagaatcTAAGAGCGATAGTGTTTCTCCAAATAAACCGCCAATAAATCAGCCCGGGGCCGCCTGCTAA